gcagctgctcgactaatacttgggcgaggtttgaaagaggaactagggttaaaccctcttttgtaatagactctaaaattatatttttgggatcccaatgtatacagtaaatgttctagtgaaacgttataccttaaccgaaatgtttaatccctaaaccgctaatcacactttgttacacatttatggccaaacgactcgattagcgagtttagcactgtttgcaatgtgcactgtagcggtccctggagttggggcgttacactatgGCTAGATGTTGACACCTataataacaaaaagaaaaagtctacaatttttttcttttttaaaaaaaaaaaaggttgaaaCTTTAGTCTTCCATATATTCAATAAAATGGGAAAGCTGATCTattcaacaacaaaaaaaagcCTAGGGGCCtaaatttgatgattttggatgaACGGTAGCATATCTTTGGCCCATTCTTCTCGCATCTCATCAATTTTTTATTGTGAATATGGTCTTTTGTTATTGAGctgcaaaataataataatatatattaattaaagtgACAAAATGTGTaagtttaatattaataatatttgataCATAGTTTACATACCGTTTCATTCAAATGGGTAGACCGATTGTTAGATTGAACCAAGTCATTCATCATTCTCATTATGTAATATCCACATTCCTTGTTACTTGGTTGTTGTGGAcactaataattaaaaaattaagtaattatattaataacttgataaaatttgaatattcaaagtataaactaaaattaaaatttgtaaaaACATACCAATGGATTTCGCTAATTCACTTCACTTGGGATTGATTGTTTGTTAGCCCTGAAGTATTTGGCATAAGCACCAAGGATTGTTTCTCCAATTTGTGGACGATTGGACATTGGTGCGTTAACCGAATCCAAAAAATGAATGTGATATGCATCAGGAGCCAATAGTACCAACATCCAATGGTCGCTTCATACGAAACATAAGATTAGATCAACTACTATTTAGTAATGCCAATATCATACTTATTAAAGAATATAATATATAGTTATACTAACCCATGGTTCCAAGGAGTAATCATGAATTGTTTTTTTGAACATAACCTAGTGAATTTCTTAAACAAACGATCAACACGATCAATTTCTCGAGTTGTTTGAGTGGCCACgacattaggattgacaaatagaAACATATGCTGCTTATGATGGTCTAAGAGCCATTTGTAGAGTGTCCTAACAAAAGTATATGAAAACATAATTAgctagacttattagtcaaataaataaagttaaataaACTAAATTTGTAAAATGATACCTAATGTAGGAGACTATAATAGTTTGGCCAATTTTTTCACCTCTGACGAACTCAAGTATGTCGCTCTTCAATATATACAAGCCTGACATATCCGCAGTGAATACATCATAGTCAATGCATGCATTTACACACTCACCGTTAGGCCACTTTGATACTATATTATAAATCTCTCTCAAGCAAGGTGGTAACTGAAGCTCTTGTTGAACCTCTTGTGTTAAAGGTTCTTGTGGATGTCTTAAACATTCTCTTCGTTGTTGGGCTTCAGTTACTAATGGTTGCTTTGATTTTCCTTTGGCTCTTAAACCATCCTGTAAAcatataaataatcaattaatgaacatataaatagtaaaataaaaaattgattaatataaTATAAGCACAATATTACCTGTTCATCCCAATCAGAAAACATAACTAAATGTCTAGGCCACGCTATTGGGACATTAACAGCTTGAAAAACTGTAAAAATCTCAATGTCAGGAATGGGGTTAGGGAGTCTAGCCGGTTCCTTAAGAGAATATTTTATCACCACGCGATAATTTGTATCTCCTAGTGGTACGCAGTGGAGATTAGTTTCCCCAGTCTCAAAAACGACTCCCAAGGCAACAATATTTTCAAGTGACCCAACAGCTAAACGACATTTACGTTCCTATAATACAAAATATACATGTTATACATATAAGTGATGATGTAATAGTAAGAAAATCAATATTCTTTATCTAAACAATTATTACCAGTATAGAAGGCGTTTCATAGCAAGGTGGTTCTTGTAGAGGTGGGTCGGGTACATAAAAGTCCACTCCTGCTACCCCATCCATAGGAGGTTGTGTAGGTGGGTTCGATACGTTAAAGTCCCCTCTTGCTACCTCGTGAGTAGCAGATTGTGGTGGGTCTGGTACGTAAGTCCCCTCAAATGGTACTCCCGATGGAGTCGAACAAGATCCATGCCAACTTTGCTGGGATTTGTTGGCTTCAATCAACTTGTTGATAAGTTCTTCTTGTTTACGATATCGTTCATCCATTTCACGATATTTTTCTTCTTGTTGACGATTAAGGCGTTCTTCTTGTTCGCGAAGACGTTGCTCGAAATCATCTTTTTGGTTCTCTTTCGTTTTCCTTGACGTTGGCCTCGGAGTGTCAAAGAATTGTGTGGGAGTCACACCTAGACCTAAACCACGAACACGCCCTCAGGCCTCAGGGGTGCCCAACGCCATTGTCAGCACATCATTAGGGCCGTCAGGCTCCCATTTACCTTCTGTTTGGAGCTGTaggtaatgatcctgtgaaatGAGATACATTAGTTAATAATATTCATCCTTTGTCAATGAGTATTAGTATTGACAATCACGAAACATATAATTACACACTTACAATTCTCTTTTGTATCTCTGTTGCACCCCCAACAAGCTCTCCTTTCTTGTTCTTCCTAGCTAATGCCCACAAATTAGCCCTATCTAATACAAACACTTGGTTCCCAAGAACCTCTCGAGCATGCTGATATCCTCCTCTAGAGAGTTTGTGGTTGTATTCATTCTTTGCTCGTAAAGCTTGCATCTTCTCTCTTATAATTCTCCAATCATTACTCAATCTCTTATTAACAAAATCAAGCCAAACTTCTGGGGAGATAATAGACTCATATCCTCTAGGTCTTCGAGGAGGGAACTCATTTGGAATTTTTTCCATTTGGTCGACTATGAATCTTTTGGTTAGATAAGTTCTCCAACTTCTAAATCGCTTAGCTGCTTTAGACAACAATCCTTTTTTGTGTGTATGGTCTAACCCAAATGTTTCCTGCAAGTTTAAAATGTGAAACATATTATAAAAATTTACTTGTCACTTCTGCATTTCCATAATATACACCAATCTTGCAAAGTTATGAGCTTAAAAGTTAAATTAGTACATAAAACTAGGAAGTAAATAAAAGCTGAATAAGATAATAATGAATCAAGGTAAAATAATATATGACTTGTAAGTGGGAAACAAACATAACCAAACAAACTCAGAATAATAAAGTTaaataattatatacatatatatttatattgatttGGCTGGCAGCCGTCACTTTAAAGCTCATcaactattttaatttatgtgCATGGTCTAATTCTTGTTTTCATGCTCTAAAAAGTATTAAGGGAAAAAATTGTAAAgatattaaacatatatatgcAATCAGTATAACTTTGTATCTGTTGATTCTTCACTTGAAAGTATCTATCTACTattgaaaacaaaaaaatctaGTAGTTTACGTACCTTCATTATCTCCCATAtttgtcttttcttttcttgagGTGCTGCTGCCCAATTCTTCACTTCTCAATTtgctaatttttttcaaaaagtaTGGCCCCCTACTCGGTATATCACCCTCCTCCATATGCTCTTCTTCTCTAACCTcctcttcattttcttcttcattGGAATCATCAGCCAAAGGATCATATGAAGACATCTGTgattaaaaaatgaaataaatgaattaataaacAAACAAGTAATAATGCTCTCTTCAAACAAGAACAACTTTTAAATGCCACAACAAACCCATACCTCAAATCTTATAAATCAATCCATAAACCTTCTCCATTTTCACGACAACAAGAACTATCACCATCAATTTGATCATCATTTTCAGGTAAAGTGTATGTGACATGTTGTCCAACAAGAGGTATATCGTGCAAATCACCGTCATTACCATTCCAATTTCTTGATTGTGTTGTGAGCACGACAGACCACTGTTTATTTGCTGGATCATCCACATAAAATACTTGTGTGGCTTGGGTAGCCATTATGAATCGATTAGTTTTGTGCCCTAATAGATTTAGATTTACTAATGTGAAACCTAAATCTTCTTTTTTGACTCCACTATCactcttcacccaatcacaaaagaaaacaggcaCTTGAGTTATGATATAGTCTAACTCCCATATTTCTTTAATTACACCATAAAAAGACATATCACATTCAATAGGATTTCGGTCTTTCGATGTAGATACTTGGAAAGTTGTAGCAATAAGACttacaccactattttgtgtgtttCTATTTTTATCACGCTCCATAGTAGTAAACTTAGTACAGTTCACCATATATGATGAAAATTTAGTGACATTAAGAGAAGGACCTCGAAAAATCCACTTAATGATGTCTGACACATTATTTGATGGGTTTCTCAAATCATTCACAacctattgaaaaaaaaaaacatttatcaAAACAACATACAAAACAAACAAACATTAGACTAAACTCAAGAAATATTGAAAACAAAATACCTTCTGCTCTAGCCAACTACTAAAAGtacgataatgttcgtcttgtaaccattttttGTTCTTAGACCTAGATGGAAATTTTGTCTTGATCCAGTTGAAATGTTGTCTAAACAAAAATTTACGTGTTATTAGTAagataattgtgatattttacaACAAACACAATACATGCATTATATGAAAATAAACTTACTCAAtgtaaggttgaatttcattagTATTCTGTAACACAAGACGATGTGCTTCATTTAGTTCATCTCGCGTAACTGTGCATACAACACTACCTCGACGACTCTGAATGTCAGCATTAATTACTTCATTAAGCCTAATTCTTTGTACACCAAacatgtattcagaacaaaattcaattGCCTCTTCAACAATATAACATTCAATGATGCACCCTTTGGGCCGACTTCTATTCCTTACATATCctttaagaatcttcatatatctctcaaatggatacatccatctgaAGTAAACTGAACCACAAAATTGTACCTCTCTAACTAAGTGGACAGTGagatgaatcattatatcaaaaaaggcAGGTGGGAAGAATTGCTCCAGTTTACACAAAATATAAGCGATTTCATGTTGTAGCTTGTCTAGCATATACACATCAACCTCATTGGAACAAAGTGACTTGAAAAACAAACACAACCTTGTGATTATCTCTCGAACGTTTTTAGGTAAAACTGATCGAATAGCTATTGGTAGTACATGTTGCATTAGAATacgacaatcatgagatttcatgccagtcaAAGTACAAGTTTTCATGTCTACCAACGACCTTATATTTGAACAATATCCGCCAGGGACTTTTATATTGAACAAACAATCATAAACTTCCCTTTTTTCATCTTTAGTCAATGTGTAACAAGCAGGTGGCAAAAATGTCCGACCATTGCCTGGCTTTGGAGCTAATTCATTACCTATTTTCAATGCATTCAAGTCTTCTCTCGCCTTAATTCCATCCTCACTCTttccaggaatattcaacaaagttccaatcaaactatcacatacatttttctctatgtgcattaCATCTAAATGATGACGCACAAGTAAAAGTTCCCAAtattcaagctcgaaaaatatcgACTTCTTTTTGGTTCCTCCACAACCTTCGCCTTTCCACGACCCTTCCGCTTCTTAACTATACTTACTTTAGACTTCCCCATCTTGAAAatgattttagacatcttctcgaGTACTTGGCTTCCACTTAAAGGTCGAGGAGCCTCCCCAAACTCTTGTTCGCCATtaaatgccttcttccaagttcGAAGTATATGATTACTCTTCAAGAACTTCCTGTGTCCCATATAACAAACTTTACGGGAGTGTTTCAAGTACTGAGAGCAtgtttcttcttcacaaatgggacaaGCTTTATAGCCTTTCACACTAAAACctgataaatttccataagcgggAAAGTCATTGATTGTCCACAACAATGCCGCTCTAAGGCTAAACTCTTCTTGCTTGTATGCATCGTAAACCCTAACCCCTTCAGTCCACAAAGTTTTTAAGTCATcaataagaggagctagatagacgtcaatgtCATTCCCTGGTTATTTAGGTCCCAATATCAACAAAGTCAATAAGGTAAACTTcttcttcatacacaaccatgggggcaGATTGTATATAACAAGCATGACATGCCAACAACTGTACTTACTACTAAGGTTATTATGCAGATTTATTCCTTCAGTagaaagacctagacgaagattCTGAGATTCATcgccaaaagaaggccacttcagatcaactctcttccaagctaTACTATCAATTGGATGTCGTAATTTACCATCCTTCACTCTCTCATTTGCATGCCATGACAAACTCTTAGCAAGTTCAGCATTTCTAAATAGTCGAATGAAACGGGGTATAGGTGGAAGATACCACAAAACCTTGGCGGGTATTCCTTCCTTAACATCCTCACCattccttttctttttccatcgtgactcaccacaagtagggcATTATTCTGCATCAGAAAACCTATTTCGGTATAGTATGCAATCATTAGGGCATGCATGGATTTTTTCATACTCCATGCCCAATGAACATATTGTTTTTTTGGCCTCATAAAATGACAAAGGCATCTCATTACATTTAGGACACAATTCTTTCAAAAAACTAAGTAAATCTGTCAAACTTCGATCACTCCATCCATCTTTTTGCCTTCAAATTAAAAAACCTTAGAAGCGTCGATAACTTTGTAAATCTTTTACAATCAGGGTAAATCGGTTTCTCAGCGTCACTAAGTAGTGTCTCGAACTTGTTTGGGTCTACTGTTGATCCATaatgtgcatcatcaatcatttcatccaatgaatcccaatTCACTTCATCTCTATTCCTCCTAACTTTACTAATCCTACTAGGGGGATCTGGTATATTAGGGGGTTTCTCCCCATGACTATACCATATCTTATAACTTCTGTCAATCCCATTAAAGAATAAGTGTTCTTTGATCTTATTGAAACTCAACTTTGTTACATTAAAACACTTTAGACATGGACAACAAGTAAACTTTGGATCTCCCCCATTCTccaaacaaaaccttaagaaaaaatcAACTCCGTTCTTGTACTCCTCAGATAACCTATTTGCTGACATCcattttttatccatatcttctcttctatacaaattaaaaaaggataaataaataagcatattagcttattaaataaataagtatgctaGCTCTTCCCCTATATTACTAACCTAACCATTTGTTAATTTATATCAATCAAACACATGTAAGAAGATAAAacaaaattagaaagaaaaaaaaggcaaCATTTTCTCTATAATACTGACCAAGCCATCAATAAAAAGTAATTCAAACAATAAATTTGTTTCCTTATATCTCCCAGCAGACAAACAagcccagaacctacttcactaaggcacacaagttctcaaccttctgttatcaccgcagcacacaatttctcagaacctacttcactatggatgaatatctaagatattcaaactcttctaacatttgcataatattaataaaagaatTAACAAAATATATTCATACGTACCTCTTTAAATTTAAAAGGTGATCAAGCTAGCTAATTAACTTTCCAACGCTCAATCCTTGTCAATTGGATCTACAACCTGAAGAATGTAATCAATACCTATAAGATTAATatagaataaaaattaaagaaaaccaTAATGTTTCTAATTAAAGTTTTGGACATCTTAATCAGTGTTATATATTTAAAGTCATTaaccaaaataataatttctaataTCACAAGTAAATGTTGTGACTTGGGAAAAATATTTGTATACTAGTAACCTTAAATATTGTaatgaagatatatatatatatacatatatataaattatatcatAGAAAGTGGGAGAACAAGAGAACGAATGCAACTGCCAAGCacaaatgaaacaaaaaaaattattttgtaatcTCTAAACTCTTATTGTTGTAATATGTCAGTTTGTTGTGCTTAAGTCCTAAATGTCATTAGTTGGTTACTTTTGTTAGTTTTCTGTTAAATGGACAACTTGTTTAGTTGTTACAGTTCAGATGAAAGAAACAGAACTAGACTTTGTTCTAGTTAATggtgatataaaaaaaaaaaacaaatcatgAAGAACCCTCAGTACCAACTATtattactttcataaaataatattatactaAAAATTAAAGAGTAGTACTACCAACCaccaaaagaaaaataataaataataaataaaaaataacacttttatatagaaCCAACTTTGTATATATAATGGACAAAACAAAAAGACAAAACGTgtaatagtgaaaaaaaatataataaaaaaaagaaagacaATTTTAGATACATCTACATTTGTTTGTATATATAatggaccaaaaaaaaaaagatgagcaGCAACTAAGAATGGGTGACtcactaacaaaaaaaaaaggatgacTCGAAAAAATatccatgcatatatatatagtatagatatatatcttttcttttcttttttagtttTACAATCCAGCCATGCAATTTTGTCACTATATAATATGTATGATGACCAAAACTGTGTTGGGCCAACTGCATATCATATGCTGCTGAAGTGGCCACAGCTGATATAGCTTCACTGTTTACCTTTCTAAACCTTCCTTTGCTACTTCATTACCTAACCATGCATATATATCAACCTACCTCTAGCTTCTATATATACCTCTTCTCATTGTATACCATAATACCATACTCATCAATCTCTAACTCTGAGTCTCAGATCTTATTATAACAACTACTCATCCACCCATGGATTATTGTTATGTATATAGCTTATTCTTATTATATATGTTTATCTATGAATTTTCAGTATAATATTATTATCATGCCATGCAtctccatataaatatatatgtatatatgaatatattatcacACGGGTTAGCCTAAAGTAAAGGActtaaacatacatacatatacatatacatatacatatatattctcaTTTTAAAACACTTTATTTGATAATCCATACCAaggtgagagtgagagtgagtgCAGTGTCTTACCTTCAAACCACCAAATTGGCTGGGGTATGTGGCAGTGACAACTGATGAAGGAAAGGCAATGTTGGGAAGAAGGGATATTTTGGTGACGTTCAGAGGAACAATGAATTCGGCTAAGGGCCTTACTAATGTAGATTGCCTTCTTTTCCCTGCTGACAAAGTGTTAGATTATAGTCATTGTTTATATTATTTCAGCTGTCGTTGAAAATTTAAGCTAATTAACACAACCATTAAACATAAAAAGGAATAAATAGAAAGGGTGAACACACATGATTCAGCTCCTAATAATAGCATGCAAAAAATAATTGGGTCAAATTATAAAATTTTCTATACTTTTTCTTATCATTGCAAATCTTTTACGGTACATATAACACAGTCATGTGGGCTATATTAGAAGCCCCTATAAAAGATGTTTATGCAATAGAAAAGAATCACGTGGGCTATATCTTTTACGGTACAAACACTTTATAAGCCAGTTTTTGCCAATTAGAATGCCTACATTGAAGGACCATGGCATTTTATAAAGAGCCTTTTTGTATATAGACTCATCACTATAAGAAAAGGCAAAGTAAACTTTCCCTTCAACGGATAGAACTAGTTTTTGAACTAGTTTTGAGAtccaaaaatacaattattattatttgttaattaatatataaatatatagatgcaTTGTATTAAACAAAAGAATATGGTTGATAGCACTTTCACTGTGCAGAGACCGAAACAGATGTTTTTGCAACTAAAATTATCAGTTTGAgcaaaaaacacaaaaaagaaGCTCATGATAAAAATTATGATGTTATATGGATATGACTAAACCATTCAAGTTGTTGCATCATATGCACTAAAAATCATCAGTTTGCAACTAAAATCATCAGTTtgttttagcaaaaaaaaaaaaaacacaaaaggaACTCATGATGAAAATGACGAGTTAAATAACCATTCAAGTTGCATCATATGCACATATTAATAGATATCAAATAGCTTGTTCATTCAAAATTCTCGAACCATTATCAGCCACTAAATCATCaaatcaataaatatgtaaaatataaatttaacatacatatatgtatatatgaatatGCAAATAGGGATTGAGCCATAACTAAAAAGTAGGTGCATAAAGGCTTACCTAACAAAACAAGTAATTTAAAATCAAGTTAACAAGTTTTTTGGAAGTTTCAGACCCAAAAATCAAAGCTTTATTATGCTTCATCTTCTCTAACTAGTCCACTCCACACTCCATCCACGTGGGCTACCACTGAGCTTCCCAtaaaaactattattttattttcttacatattattataattatatatataaataaagaagaTGGGTCGATTCGATCCAAAACAAAAATGTGTGTCTGTGTCtggtcacttttttttttcttttgggttGAAAGAAAGTTGAGAAGAAATGGAGAAGTATGAGGTGGTGAAGGACTTGGGAGCTGGGAACTTCGGAGTGGCTCGGCTGCTGAGGCACAAGGAGACTAAGGAGCTGGTGGCCATGAAATACATCACTATAGGACCATGGCCCAGTTTTTGAACTAGTTTTGAGGAAACTACTGTTGTACTTTTTCCAGGATAGAACTCTCCCAACAATATTAAACTTGCTTAGATTAACAACCGCTTCATCATCAACTTCCTACATGTCATCTTCCACCATCGATGGATTATTTGTTTtgcatataatatcatcaatatTTATAGCAGTATTACCATTCAAGGCCATTATACACAGCACTAAGAGATCAGCAAAAGAAACAGTCAAAGGACAGATAAAAAGGGGTAACTCTACCAACTCAGAGAAAGGGACACTCGCACTCGCTCTCGCTCACACAAGGACCAACCTTTTTTACATGATTATATTGACTTGTACATTGACTGCTTTAAAATGAACATGGTTCCCAATTTACAAGTTGTTTAATAGTTTTTTATCACTCTTATAtcaaaaaaaatttactgtatTGTCTCAGTGGGTATTCACaatctcttttatttattttttaaaacttttatgtCTTTGTTTGGTGGTTTGAAAATCCAAGTCAAACTCtgttgttttcttttatttttgtttagaaATTTTAATAGTTTCAACCTCCGTGTGATGCTATAAGCCCCTTATAATGTctacaaaatatatatgtatatatagctTCATTATTAACTTGTTTATGCATATGTGTTTTCTCCCTGATTAACACTTTGTTCCTTTGTTGCCAAATTCAATATTTTGCATAGAAAAGAAATGTTGATCAATATCACCAAAAATAGGAAAAgctagaatgaaaaaaaaaaaatatatattataagtttaaTGGGCTATAAATTATTTCCCTCTGGTTGTTTTAAGAACCGTGATATGTAGTACTGTTtgaatttttcttttacattgcTAGAAACAATGAAAACCCAAAAGAAAACCAaggtgagagtgagagtgagtgCAGTGGCTTACCTTCAAACCAAGACAGAGAGAAAGAGCAATAGTGTGGCGTGGGGCTCGGGTTCGGTTGGGTAATGATCCAGTCCTGGCATGGGTAGATCTTTGCTAGGAACGCCTACCAGAATTTTGCTTCCGATGAAGGAATGTTGTGCTCCGCGTGGGGAGACGAAGATGCCGTTGAATCCGAAAACTGGAGGTCTTCGAATGGTGATCGTGGGGACTTCTATTGTAGAGGCGAAGATGGTACAAAGATGAGGACAGGCAGAGGTATCTATGGAGATTTCAAAGCCAGAAAAAATGGCTCTTTGCCATTTCAAAGATAGAGAGAAAGAGCAATATGGTGTAGCGGGAAAGAAGAACAAAAATTTCAGAAAATTGTAGGGGAAAGGGCGCGCAGGCACATGGATTATTTCATGTCGCTCCTtggccttttttgtttttttaaaaaaagtacacagaaatgtaaaatataaaatttaaaatttaaaaattatatataatgacCCACATTACATTATATCTCTTGTAAAGGGGGACATGATATATAATATTTCATGACCCTCATTAACAGACATGAAATATGCTCTACAAATTTTCATGACCTTCACCATAAGTGTAGGTCATTAAAAAGAGTCATTAAATAGTTAGATTGTTGTAGTGTTTGCCTCAATTTTTCTTTCTGCTTCATCGGTTCTCCACTAACATAGACAACTAAGAATTCGAGTTATGACATAaaactttaatatatatatatatcttctatataataagtgtgtagataatggaaattcttggttttaatagttttttatttttttaatattaattttaacgaaatatttttatatttaacagaatattcttatatttaacagtaatttgtaaataattaaacttaaataaaataaaataaataattaaaaaattttaaataagatatttttgagatattttataattatttaaaaataataaataattaaacaaattaaaatatgatatttatgatatattttacaatgataattatttaaaaataattaaataaattaaaataagatatttttgagatattttacaataataattatttaaaaataataaatcatatattttataatttaaataaaatttaattaaactcaaactcacttattagaataatatcatattaaacatataatataatttactgtcaattagcaacaaattgttttttttaac
This genomic interval from Humulus lupulus chromosome 8, drHumLupu1.1, whole genome shotgun sequence contains the following:
- the LOC133795662 gene encoding uncharacterized protein LOC133795662, which translates into the protein MDKKWMSANRLSEEYKNGVDFFLRFCLENGGDPKFTCCPCLKCFNVTKLSFNKIKEHLFFNGIDRSYKIWYSHGEKPPNIPDPPSRISKVRRNRDEVNWDSLDEMIDDAHYGSTVDPNKFETLLSDAEKPIYPDCKRFTKLSTLLRNAELAKSLSWHANERVKDGKLRHPIDSIAWKRVDLKWPSFGDESQNLRLGLSTEGINLHNNLSRNDIDVYLAPLIDDLKTLWTEGVRVYDAYKQEEFSLRAALLWTINDFPAYGNLSGFSVKGYKACPICEEETCSQYLKHSRKVCYMGHRKFLKSNHILRTWKKAFNGEQEFGEAPRPLSGSQVLEKMSKIIFKMGKSKVSIVKKRKGRGKAKSEDGIKAREDLNALKIGNELAPKPGNGRTFLPPACYTLTKDEKREVYDCLFNIKVPGGYCSNIRSLVDMKTCTLTGMKSHDCRILMQHVLPIAIRSVLPKNVREIITRLCLFFKSLCSNEVDVYMLDKLQHEIAYILCKLEQFFPPAFFDIMIHLTVHLVREVQFCGSVYFRWMYPFERYMKILKGYVRNRSRPKGCIIECYIVEEAIEFCSEYMFGVQRIRLNEVINADIQSRRGSVVCTVTRDELNEAHRLVLQNTNEIQPYIEQHFNWIKTKFPSRSKNKKWLQDEHYRTFSSWLEQKVVNDLRNPSNNVSDIIKWIFRGPSLNVTKFSSYMVNCTKFTTMERDKNRNTQNSGVSLIATTFQVSTSKDRNPIECDMSFYGVIKEIWELDYIITQVPVFFCDWVKSDSGVKKEDLGFTLVNLNLLGHKTNRFIMATQATQVFYVDDPANKQWSVVLTTQSRNWNGNDGDLHDIPLVGQHVTYTLPENDDQIDGDSSCCRENGEGLWIDL